From a region of the Butyrivibrio sp. AE3004 genome:
- a CDS encoding zinc metallopeptidase, which yields MYSTYGYETGYMMYNGSYILVLIGALLCMLASFKVKSTYNKYARVRSMSNMTGAQVAEELLRRNGINDVCIAHVPGDLSDHYDPRNNTVNLSDSTYNSTSVAAIGVAAHECGHVLQHHQGYLPIKIRSALVPAANIGSRIGLPMIVLGLFIGFTPLARIGIWVFALAVLFQLITLPVEFDASHRALVMLSDYGILAQDEVDQSRQVLNAAALTYVASAASSILQLLRLVSMVDGGRRNRR from the coding sequence ATGTATAGTACATATGGTTATGAAACCGGTTATATGATGTATAACGGCAGCTACATATTGGTGTTAATAGGTGCGCTTCTCTGCATGCTCGCAAGTTTTAAGGTAAAGAGCACCTATAATAAATATGCAAGAGTAAGAAGCATGAGTAACATGACGGGAGCGCAGGTTGCTGAGGAGCTCCTTAGACGAAACGGCATAAACGACGTATGCATAGCGCACGTACCGGGAGATTTATCCGATCACTACGATCCGAGAAACAATACGGTTAACCTCTCTGACAGTACATATAATTCAACAAGTGTTGCTGCCATCGGAGTAGCAGCGCATGAGTGCGGGCACGTTCTTCAGCACCATCAGGGATATCTGCCGATAAAAATCAGATCAGCACTTGTTCCTGCAGCTAACATCGGCTCCAGGATAGGGCTTCCCATGATTGTGTTAGGACTGTTTATTGGTTTTACTCCTTTGGCAAGGATTGGAATCTGGGTATTTGCTCTTGCTGTTCTTTTTCAGCTTATTACACTTCCTGTGGAGTTTGATGCATCTCACAGAGCGCTTGTGATGCTTAGTGACTATGGAATCCTTGCGCAGGATGAGGTTGATCAGTCAAGGCAAGTCTTAAATGCGGCTGCACTTACTTATGTTGCGTCAGCTGCTTCATCTATATTGCAGCTTCTGAGGCTGGTTTCAATGGTAGACGGCGGAAGAAGGAATAGGAGGTAA